The genomic window GTGCCCAGAATTCTGTCCTCAAGTTCCACATCCCCACGTTGTCGAGCGGAATATATATAGCAGTCCAGGCCTTGGGATATACCTGCACTCATAATACAAGTAAATATCAAATCCTTAACCTTACTTTCTgtttaaatcaatatttctgGCTATAGAAGCAGCAGAACAGTATGATTAGGAAAACAATGAGATTTCTCGTCGTACCTGAATAGTGCATCGAGAAACTCCATCGCGAAGATTGTACTGATTCCTGCTAGCTGTTGTCCACTGTCCTCCATCCATACTGCATCACAAAAGTTTGGAAGAAATGTCTCAATGAACCAAGCTCACAAGATTTTCTGACGTGCTCTAATCATTACAACCTGAAGATATGATCATATAGAgacaaaggaaaataaatgtaAACTACGTGCTTACCCAACAACAAAGAAACTGTAACCATCAAGGTGCCAGCTCTGCACAATGTCCTCATTGTTTTGGAATACAATTTCCACAAATGCTCTATAAGGAAGAGTCAGAACTGACGTGTCCAGGTACAATCCTCCACCATAAGGTCTGTCAGATATGCTATTCTCCTTGAAAACTCCCTGAATTTTGAAGTAGTCTGCGAGCTTCATGGGAGTGTCTGGTGCAATAAAGGACACGCTATTGACTCCATATCTCTGCTTGCCATTGACTTGACCAGCTGAATTTGCCACTATGATAGTTCTGGTAGTGTTGATCATTCCATAGTGGTATGAACCTTGTGGATTTGGCCTTGGTCCACTTGCAGTAAGATTAGTCCTGAAATGAGCACGTGTAATCAGAGTGATGTAGACAGCAAAAACATACCAATGTGACTTTGTGCCATACATTCATGCATCCTTAAAGGGACAGCATTGCCTATTGTTGTCCAGCCAAGGGAATAATGCAGCAAGAACTAAAAGTTTTAGCTATGGACCCAAATGCCTTAAACTTGGCTCAAAGAGCATGTTGCTAGTTGGAAGGGATTAGAATATACCTGATAGAGCGGGCCTGGTTGAGTGACCAGTCAATTTGTGTGGTTGGTCCACCGGGGAATGGACCAGAGACTGGGCCAGCAGAGTTGCTATAGTGTAGAATACCAGTGGTGTTGAGGACGACTGGAGCAGTGAACCGAGAGGTAACCACAATATAATAGTCTTGGCCAGGTTGGTCGGCTGTAAATAGAACAGAATAAGACTGGCCAACATGAACATCGAGAGAGGAGTAGGTAGTTTGGAGAGTGTGTGTTCCCTCCACCTCTACCAACTTCATCTTGTGGTTTTGAATCCTGAAGTTGAGGGAATTTTGCAACCCAACATTTGATATTCTCAGCCTGTAAGTTTTTCCTGTAACAGATAGTCAAGAATATGTCATGCATGATTGGTAAATATATTACTGCCTTTGATTTTTGTGTATGCCATAAATTTTGGCTTCAGGAGATTGGCAGTCCAAAGGGCTACCTTGTTCAACAGTGAGTGAATAGCCATTGCGTCCACGACCATTGATGAGGATTCCATTAGGGAATGGGAGCTTCCTGCCACTGTCCAATATAGCCTTCAATTTCTATACACACACAAATGTACACCCGTTATTACTCTAATACAGCATATTTATTATTcaagaggtaaaaaaaaagactttagtTATAGATCGGATAGGATCCAGTtaactggattttttttttaaaaaaataaacatttaaaatgatattattttagcttttaaacaaaacatcaaaataaaactgttttattttgattaaaaaattcaatgtttttttcattaacatGACTCGAGCTAGTTGGCCTTTTATACCGGATCTTATAACTAGAATTTCAAACCATGAAATTAATGAGTTTTCTGGATTTCCAACAAGCATGTGCCAGCCCATGTTAGAAGCAACTAATGTGGAAGCACATGCATGACTAGACAAAACTTATGGCCCGTGTCTCGTTGGACTTTCTAGAAAAGTAACTAAATAGACAGCTGGGATTCACATTGGCTTTATTGAGCATGTACGGTTTGCTGAGACAACACGCACAGATTAGGCCCAGCTGAAGACATTTGTGACAAAAGTAACACTGTTCTCAGCAGGCACCCTTACCAATGAAGCAATCAATCTAAGTTTGTGTTTTGTGTTGATATCTagaatgttttttgaaaagatttttttaattaaaaatatataaaaaataatatatttttatatttttaatattaatacattaaaaatatttaaaaaacatctttaaaaaataaatttgatatattttataataaaaaataatttaaaaaatatttaaaaatacattacaatataaaaacaaacacttccTAAATATATAATCCCTACGATGAAATATCTAAGTGTAGTATGATAGTTGACTCAAAACCTAACCtgaatctagaaaaaaaaattaagaaaaaaacatgagttgaattgatgtggtttttttttaactttaagcTTATATAAATAAACTCACTCGATCCAAAATCTTAACCGGGTTGATTTCCGGATCGGGTACTATCTATAACTATGGTATGATCTACAGCTCTAGTGGCTCTCATCAAGCAAACGTgttctttacttttctttttctttttttgacagATAGCAAACGTGTTCCTGAACCTTGCACTTTTTTGATAATTTCTGCTGAGAATAAAGGTCCAGAGGCAGGCTGTCTAAAGACAACAGGTAACATGACAAATATAGAATATGGCATAAGCATGCCCTACCGTTGCCGACACAAACTCAAAGCCAACTGATGAACAAACTTCCAAAAACCTCTACCCTCTCCCAATTTTAAGAAAGCTAATGAcaatattgatattaatttttctgAAACCCTCCTTCAAAGATCTCAACATGGGATTTATgcgaaaaattatttgtaaaatgAACATCATTAAAACAAGATTAACAGATTGTTGGGGTTAATGTTTACCGTGTGATTGGACATGTACCAATCTCCAATAAGAATGGTGTAATCGCCGGCAGGATCATCGAAAGGCACAGGAATTCGTGGTCGACTAAGGATTCTAATTCCTCCAAATCCACCGGCAGCCTTGTGGAATCCAAGGGATGGGAAGTAGTAGAAACTTCCTATTTGATCCTTGACTTGGAGGATGTATGTAAAGTTCTTTCCTGGAGGAATTGGGCATGTAGTTCCAAAAACACCATCCTCGTATGAATTTCTCCTCTGTTGAATTCCATTCCTGTTTTTACAGACACAAAACAAATACATCAAGTAAATTTACCATTACAAAAGATATGATTCGGATAAATGTCAAGTCAATAAATGAGCCCACCATTACATGATTGAGCACATGCATTTCTCGGTGCATGCTGATAAATGTGTTGGCTGTCTACATTATGAAGCAGGCGCTGTAACGCAATATGTGCCGGTTCTCTAAAAtgtctaaaatataattaataagttGATCAAATTCCAAACCCACCAGCATTGATTCTAGGAAATCAATATAGTACATCTTAGAAATGCTAAGGATTACGGGAAGGTTAATCTACTGACTTATTACTTGGCCTAGATGAGGTTTCAAATTATATACTTGCCTTAGTCGCAAGTAGCTAATGATCCTGTTTAaagttttataaattcaaaataatattatttaaaaaaatcttaaaataatattattttagatgaaTACCATTTAATCCACCGCAATTGTTTTTGCAATGGCAAAGGTCCACATGGCATGGCATACTCAGTGGACTCTATTCAATCCTCTAACTTCCCTGGTGGATAACAGCTAACTAAAATTGACCACACAGATAGTGATCAAATCTGGTAGGTTAACAAATAGATACAGTGGCTATTGGTAATCGCACAGCCTTAATTCTCTGATAATGACATACATGTGATAACAATAAACAATTTTTGGATCTTTTACTAATGGAGAGAGTTTAGCATTATAGTTTCAAACTTAGATTATGATTACTTTTGGCACAAATTACAGCGCTAATAGCGCAGAAAGTTCCATCAACTATATAACAGATGCTTTCATCAGCATTCACACGAGACCAAAAGGATGTACAGAAAACAGTGAAATGGCAATGTGAAAGCTGACGGTCTTCTCTTagttaaatgaatatttaagagaTTGATAATGGGGTCGGTCCTAGGATTACAGACGTGGCCATGTATAGAATTGTGACAAACGAGGGAAGGATTAGggtagatttgttttttcaaagcaGGAAGCCAAAAATAAGTGCAAATATTATTTCCAGAAAGGGAAAGTTCACTAGAGATCTTACCAGGAGAGGAGGAAAGGTTCGTCTAAGCTGTTATAGACATTGATAATGAGGTTGTCATTGGTAACAGAGTGAATATCAGGGCCTGGGAATTGTCCATTGATAAGAATACCCTTTTAACAATAAAGAACCAAATCAGCATCAGCTAAAACTTAAATGgtagagataaaaaagaaagggcaGTAAAATCAATGAGTTTTGGAATTTTGGACAAACCTGTTGACGAACACCAAGAGGGTAGATGAAACCATAAGTAACATTCCAGTCAAAGAACCTGTAAGGATCTTCAGCTTTCACAACTGAAAGAATAGACACTGTGAGACACAAAAACGTGCAGAGTACTGCAGGTTTGCACGCTAAGTTGAGCGGCATTTTGGAGCCAAATGACAAAGTTATTAAGACTCTTTGGTTTGCCTCTTGTTTTAGTAGTGCTGCTGCGTATAGAAAGGAGGGTGATGAAGAGAGTGGGACTTTAAAAGAGGAGCAAGGGAGGTTAGTTTCTTGGAAGGAGGTTCTAAATGATGAGGGATGGCGCGATATTTAAGTGCGGTACAGAGCATGTGGTGTGGCATGTACAGTCaagaaaagcaataaaataaGAGGGCGGGACGcaatttgttaaaaaagaaaaagaaagtcagTGTCGGTGATGGGGTCAGCTTATTAACATATGCTAATAGTATTTGAAGGAACAGTGTTTATGAATGTGGTTTGTCTCCCGCATGGGTTTTGGAGGGTGGTGctgcggtggtggtggtgggtttCATGTGTGGGGTTTCACTCTTTGGGCCCTCTTAGTCTTGTTACATCCTCGAGCTTTAGCATTTTGGCTCCGGTCATGAATGGATTTTGCTTCTCCACCTTGATATTTGAGAAAAAGACTCTTGAACAAATGAAAATGGATGTAAATGGACGGTTTTGTATGGATTTGCGCCTTGAGAATACCTTGACtagtaaaactaaaaacaagaaaagaccCTTTCATTTACTCActcaaacataaacataaacactctagattgaaaaaaattgtttttttttttaaaatcaattctaacctgtttaaaactaaaattattcaaCTTTATCAACTCGGTAAAAACCTAActattaactaaataatttttttttttttttacctaggcTTCatcattctgattttttttaaaataaaaactttgaattaattagattaaccCTTTCAATAATTCAAGACATAACTCCATACtaaatcgagttttaaaacaatgcttGTGTTTCCACTTGGCATCCATCCTTCTATCAAACACGTCGTGTTTGTTGCGTTGTATTTATGGTGCCTTAGACGGATTTTTGAACGCCACGAGCTAGTCTGGTTCGTCAACACTACACCAGtccaacaaattaaattggCGGTAATGGCTCAGGCAcctttgtgtttaagaaatattGGTACTGGTTATAAAACAGATGACAAGCAGAGAAGCATAAATTAGGTTGTTTGTAACTTTGTACTGGGGTGAAAATGCCTCCCGTGACACAGGGAATGGTACTTTTTGTAGCAGATGATAAGCAGCAGCGAAGAAGGAATAAATTAGGTAGTTTGTACTGGGGTGAAAATGCCTCTCGTGACACAGAAGGGTACTTTTTGTGCATAGTGCCCGTCTCGGATAGAATATGAACCACGTTTGCTGTACCGATTAGCTTCAGGCATTTGGAGAGTTGACCCCCCTTACAAAAAGTATTTACAGCCATCCAGATTGGCCCATGATCTTCTGTAATGTAGTCAGTGGTAATTAACTAGTATGATTACCGACTAATCAGGTGCGTGGACCTACATGCCTGGGTTCTTTggcaacaaataaaaagcaatGAGAATGCAACCTGGATTTAATTACAAGATTAAAAGATAAACAGCACCATTTTCAGACATCGAGTGTaataaaaatatgcaagaaTGGCCGTGACTTCTGACAAATAGTTAGATATGATGAGATGAAGCACATGCATGGAGGAGGTCCAGAAGGTTACCCTGCTGAATTTTGTGACATATTTGTAAATCTAGTCAAACAATCCAATCAAACACCGTGTTTGTCTTATTAGATCAGGCCCCTTTTCTCCACTCTTTCCAGCTAGAAGATGGGTCCTAGAATTGCCGCGTCTGTTAGCTTTCCTAAAACAAGAGCGCGATTAACTCCGGCCCCGAATCTATAAACAGAAGTGTATTTGCAAACCTGTAAACGTCACTGACCTTGGGATCTTCCCCCTATCCCAGGCGTGATATTTGCAGCTACAAGCATGCAAATCCCTTTCATGAATGCCTGCGGGATCAATCTAAAATGTGATTATGTGATAGCAAATTTCACAATTGTGAGCCAAATAACATCTTTACACAAACTGCCTTTCTGTGTTAAGAATTCTAGAACGTTCTCTAAGTTTTCACGATCGAGGAATTGAATCTTTCTACATTGACTCTCTCAATGACTTtcgagtgtgtgtgtgtgtgtgtgtgtgtgtgtgtgatcaCGACACTGCATCTTTATCAAAGCAAGATTTGAGACGAAGCAAGGTTATCTACTGGTGCCCACAACAACCATTGGCTTCACTCTTTCGGTTATGATTAAATGGACCCGACATATCAACCCCCTCTTTTTCAAGGTGAAACCTTATCGTTATCTTTTAACCCTAAGCGACACGACTAGCTTGCCCACTGCCCGGGTGCTTGCTAATCTTACTTGGAAAGTTTTTCTAGGCTCTAGGCAGTTGGTTAGAGATTTCAGCTAATAACAGATTTGATTTCAGCTAATAACAGATTTGATTTCAGTATCTGAGGCTAGCTGTACaataattacaaattaacatataGATAGTAAATGCTAGCAAAATGTAAGACTTTTAACAAGTGAGATCTCAATAAATGCGTTGGTCAGGCACAATCATATAAAAAAGTGAGCAAGGCTAGCAGTACCAAACAATGCGCTATCTGCCTATAAAGGAATAATTGCATCTTTGTGGCACATGCCCTCAATGCAAACACTATCTCACCATTAATTTGGTTCCTAAATTCAATGATGGGTTTGTTTGGCTAATATTAAATAACTCATATGGTTGGTAGATCATCAACCAGAATTAGAGGGCATTTTATACAGAAACCATGAAAGACAAGAAAGTGAAAGTGACGATCATGACCACTCGCTCTATCACATCATCACCAATGTCTGCGCAAAAGATGATCAACTCTCTCGTTCCCACAGAAACTcggaaaaaaacaattcaaagctGTGCCAATAATCAAAACACTAAGCCAAGAAATATTCAGAAATTTATCATAACAGATAACCAATATGAGAATGATGGATTTTAAATATGCTCCACCGGGTAGACTTGACCTTCAATTAAATGAACTGTTGTCAAACTGCTCTATCCATTAGAATGTATAAAACTGCTCATGTTCCATTCCAGTTAGCAAACTCTTTCTTACCATTTCCTCCTCATATGAATGCTTTACCTAAGATATATAGTGTGAAAATTTTAGTTACCTAACACGGTAAAACTCTCTCCTACAAAAATTTAATACAGTGAATGATCATTTTACGAGCTGCAGCACTGCATATGTGTACATCAGTTTGCAATTCAACTTAGTGGCAGCAACATAAATAGCAAACTCTTGATTGTTTAAACAACATGAGcagcaaaatattaataaagatCAAAGAAATGCATACTAATTAATGGAAAAACTTCTATTCAACTAAATGCTCGCAAGAAACCTCTTCCACAGTTAGCAGATTCTCAATTGTTTGACAAACATGAGCAGCAAAATATAAACTAGAGGTTCACAGAAAATGTTATAAAGCCTCAGAAGGTTAACCGATTTTCCCGAAGATTGAGAGTGAGATGTCACCAATACAATAGGACCCTGTGACTGGTCAATTTTGAAGCCAAGCCCACCAATTGTATCCCCACTTGCATTTTCCTCAAAACAAAATCCTAGTAATCTGAAAATCATTTACACTGACAACAAAACAGTGAGGCATATGCTACTATCCTACAGGCTTCATTAAACAACACAAAATGGCACCTTCTCGACTTCATAGAATAAATCGCAATGCTAACAACTCAAGTCAGCAAGACCTAAAACCCAATATCTAAACAACTCAAAAGCTGTTCTGTAAATTCACAAAACCAGGTTTAAAAACCAATGCAGCACATTGGAATCCCAAGCTTCACCAGTCAAAAAGGCTATAAGTCGGCAAGACCTAAAACCCAATATCTAAACAACTCAAAAGCTGTTCCGTGAATTcacaaaatcaagtttaaaaaccAATGCAGCACATTGGAATCCAAGCTTCACTGGTCAAAAAGGCTGTACTCCAACAACCACCAGTCATTTCCTTCTATGATTAATGACTCTCACCGTAACTAGTTATTTGCACAAAATGCACCAAGCTTTTTGAAGAATTAATggtatctcaaataaaaaaaaatctaacaaaacaattaatcaCGAACAGAAGTCATATAGCCAAAATATTTAGTAGGTGTTTGGGAGCTAGTAGATACTTGGGAATGTGAATGAGGTGATAGaggtttttcaaatattttttactttaaaatacatcataataatattttttattttttaa from Populus trichocarpa isolate Nisqually-1 chromosome 5, P.trichocarpa_v4.1, whole genome shotgun sequence includes these protein-coding regions:
- the LOC7494670 gene encoding L-ascorbate oxidase homolog, with the translated sequence MPLNLACKPAVLCTFLCLTVSILSVVKAEDPYRFFDWNVTYGFIYPLGVRQQGILINGQFPGPDIHSVTNDNLIINVYNSLDEPFLLSWNGIQQRRNSYEDGVFGTTCPIPPGKNFTYILQVKDQIGSFYYFPSLGFHKAAGGFGGIRILSRPRIPVPFDDPAGDYTILIGDWYMSNHTKLKAILDSGRKLPFPNGILINGRGRNGYSLTVEQGKTYRLRISNVGLQNSLNFRIQNHKMKLVEVEGTHTLQTTYSSLDVHVGQSYSVLFTADQPGQDYYIVVTSRFTAPVVLNTTGILHYSNSAGPVSGPFPGGPTTQIDWSLNQARSIRTNLTASGPRPNPQGSYHYGMINTTRTIIVANSAGQVNGKQRYGVNSVSFIAPDTPMKLADYFKIQGVFKENSISDRPYGGGLYLDTSVLTLPYRAFVEIVFQNNEDIVQSWHLDGYSFFVVGMDGGQWTTASRNQYNLRDGVSRCTIQVYPKAWTAIYIPLDNVGMWNLRTEFWARQYLGQQFYLRVYTDSTSLRDEYPIPKNALLCGRASGRHTRPL